In Marinobacter sp. LQ44, the following are encoded in one genomic region:
- the tenA gene encoding thiaminase II has translation MPYQFEDLKNAFPTEWRDYIEHSFVQQLGNGSLAPEAFQHYLKQDYLFLIQFARAYALAAYKSPTLADLLQAKDGLLAILDTELGLHISYCKEWGISEQELNNLPEARATLAYTRYVLDTGNRGDLLDLHVALSPCMVGYGEIANWLNRRSETLRGEGNPYDAWIAMYESDEFQGAMQAEIRWLDERLADVTPSRFEQLSHIFRDATRLEIDFWDMGLHLSD, from the coding sequence ATGCCGTACCAGTTCGAAGATCTCAAAAACGCTTTTCCCACCGAGTGGCGGGATTACATCGAACACAGTTTTGTGCAACAGCTGGGCAACGGTTCACTCGCGCCGGAAGCCTTCCAGCATTACCTGAAACAGGACTACCTGTTCCTGATCCAGTTTGCCCGGGCCTATGCCCTAGCGGCCTACAAAAGCCCGACCCTGGCTGACCTGTTGCAAGCCAAAGACGGGCTGCTGGCCATTCTGGATACCGAGCTGGGGTTACACATCAGTTATTGCAAAGAGTGGGGAATCTCAGAGCAGGAACTGAACAACCTGCCCGAAGCCCGCGCCACCCTCGCCTACACCCGCTACGTGCTGGATACAGGCAATCGCGGCGACCTGCTGGACCTGCACGTGGCCCTGTCACCCTGCATGGTCGGCTACGGCGAGATCGCCAACTGGCTGAACCGGCGCTCAGAAACCCTGCGGGGCGAGGGCAACCCCTACGATGCCTGGATCGCCATGTACGAAAGCGACGAATTCCAGGGAGCCATGCAGGCGGAAATCCGCTGGCTGGATGAACGGCTGGCGGACGTAACCCCGAGCCGATTTGAACAGCTATCCCACATCTTCCGGGATGCCACCCGGCTAGAAATCGACTTCTGGGATATGGGCCTGCATCTGAGCGACTAG
- a CDS encoding DUF4399 domain-containing protein yields the protein MIRTQRFSLGLILAASMVAGAHGATPAPEGAAVYFVTPLDGQTVSSPVTVRFGLEGLGVAPAGVEREKTGHHHLLVDVDDLPPMDKPIPADERHIHFGGGQTQTTLELEPGEHTLQLLVGDHLHIPHEPPVMSEKITITVE from the coding sequence ATGATCAGGACACAGCGTTTCTCTCTCGGTTTGATCCTTGCCGCCTCGATGGTCGCCGGTGCCCATGGGGCAACGCCTGCACCTGAAGGGGCGGCGGTATACTTCGTGACACCGCTCGACGGGCAAACCGTGAGCTCTCCGGTGACGGTAAGGTTTGGCCTGGAGGGCTTGGGCGTTGCGCCGGCGGGCGTGGAGCGTGAGAAAACCGGGCACCACCATTTGCTGGTTGATGTGGACGACCTGCCCCCGATGGACAAACCGATCCCTGCGGATGAACGGCATATTCATTTTGGGGGAGGCCAAACCCAGACCACGCTGGAGTTAGAGCCGGGCGAACACACACTCCAGCTGTTGGTTGGTGATCACCTGCATATTCCCCATGAGCCGCCGGTGATGTCTGAGAAAATCACCATCACGGTGGAGTAG
- a CDS encoding PEP-CTERM sorting domain-containing protein, translating to MKLKIAMAAALLAASVQANATLIIDSSTTGRYNAGLGDLASMDGPGGFLLGPNISEGDPTIELASDPGFTFTPEFGADWLAGDYTGGTWSAPGTVIPTSWAVNTETAIVYDFFLDSLSDLTIDVGVDNGIVLWLDGVFLFGATRAGGANINEYDINLSGISAGHHALQILRADHGGGTGYAIEVRAQAVQVPEPATLGLIGLGLAGLIATRRRKQAV from the coding sequence ATGAAGCTGAAAATCGCAATGGCTGCAGCACTGCTGGCAGCTTCAGTACAAGCCAACGCAACGCTTATTATTGATAGCAGCACAACGGGCCGTTACAACGCTGGCCTTGGCGATCTTGCCAGTATGGATGGTCCGGGAGGCTTTCTTTTGGGGCCGAATATCAGCGAAGGTGACCCGACGATTGAACTGGCATCAGATCCGGGCTTCACGTTCACGCCGGAGTTTGGTGCTGATTGGCTCGCCGGTGATTATACGGGCGGCACCTGGAGTGCGCCGGGCACAGTTATACCGACGAGCTGGGCGGTGAACACAGAAACAGCCATCGTGTACGACTTTTTTCTCGATAGCCTGTCTGACCTGACCATCGATGTAGGAGTCGATAACGGTATCGTGTTGTGGCTTGATGGCGTGTTTCTCTTCGGCGCTACTCGCGCTGGTGGTGCCAATATCAACGAGTACGATATCAATCTGTCCGGTATCTCTGCCGGTCATCATGCGCTGCAGATTCTCCGTGCCGATCATGGTGGCGGTACCGGTTACGCCATTGAGGTTCGCGCGCAAGCCGTGCAGGTGCCTGAACCGGCTACCTTGGGGCTGATTGGTCTGGGGTTGGCGGGGTTGATCGCTACTCGTCGTAGAAAGCAGGCCGTTTGA